The Rhipicephalus sanguineus isolate Rsan-2018 unplaced genomic scaffold, BIME_Rsan_1.4 Seq760, whole genome shotgun sequence genome contains the following window.
GTCGGCGATAGCGCGAAAGATATGCCGGTGTGGCACGGGGCGTGTCAGTAAGTCAGCGCTCCTGAAACGAAAGGAAAACTTGTTAGGCGACGAAAGCTCGCGTAAAAAAATTGAAGGCAGTCTCACGAATAACGCTTGAGCGCGAAGCCACGGCTGGTCCATGTGCACTCTGCAGGTCTAGCAGCCAAGTCGAagctacgaaagaaaaaaaaaagagggcaagGGTTAACGCGGCAGAAGGAACACACAAACCGCGAAAAAGATGCCAGCTAGAACGGGCACTACCAACTCTAACACGAGTGAACGTAAAAGAAAGAAGGGTTAACCCACCTGCGCTCCGCCCGCAGCAGGTCCCCGACGCGACGCGTTGTGCAGACTTGAAGTTCAGACGTTGCCGGCTTCTTGAAGTTCGGAGACAAGCCGACGAGGCAAACACCGGGACGCCGCTTTGCGGCCCGCGAGAACCACATTACGCACCAGAGAAGTCTGGCACGAAATGAGGCCCGCGGGAGCGCCACGGACATTCCGGGTCGAGTCCTCCCGTGCACACAACCCCTGACAagctacctacctacctaaccgTAAGCTAAGCCTGAAAGCTGTACGCGCGCGCCTGTGTCACGGGGAGTTGGACTCGAAGTGGCAGCGTTTTCAAGGAACCCGCTCGCTAAAGTTCCACGCAACCTTAAACTTTGGTTGAGCTAGGTAACTATAGCG
Protein-coding sequences here:
- the LOC119378278 gene encoding uncharacterized protein LOC119378278, with translation MSVALPRASFRARLLWCVMWFSRAAKRRPGVCLVGLSPNFKKPATSELQVCTTRRVGDLLRAERSFDLAARPAECTWTSRGFALKRYSSADLLTRPVPHRHIFRAIADGVFMADVLPALDRERRLSSHTPWTTTADLPGGYPPGTTSSEHSLIRPRVDYKQESCF